Within the Rosa rugosa chromosome 2, drRosRugo1.1, whole genome shotgun sequence genome, the region tcatctctgcaaattttcagctaaaatgatgatcgttaaggcattgataactcccttaaagctagtacggttcaggttgacagattcagtccgtccattgttTTAAGCGAgatagataccttaacgatcatcaattttgctgaaaatttatagagatgatctatacaatagtacctaaaaactgaacggtcgagatgtggatatgagaccgaaaagtgaccaaaaactcgaacttcacatgttaatttcaaagcggagctccgctctggatacgatctgtatgtatatgtatatatatatatatatatagagagagagagagagagagagggcccttccactaagggatccctttttttggtcttttatagggataggcattagacaaacttttcgattatatttcggcatctcaaccgttcattttttaggtcttaatgtgtagatcacttctgcaaattttcagcgaaatctgtgatcgttaaggcatccaaaactgcaatttacacgaacggactgaatctgtcaccggaaccgttcgtgtttataatggtaaattacagttttggatgccttaacgatcattaaattggctgaaaatttacagaaataatctatacattaggacctaaaaactaaaaggttgagatgtgaaaatatgatcgaaaagttggtctaatgccctatccttagaaaagaccaaaaaggggatccctcactagaagggccctatatatatatatatatatagacataatTGCATCAAATGTGGAAAAAAAAGAACTTTCTGTTTGATTGCCAGGAAACAACAAAAACCCCTCTTTTCATATTACACAGTTACTTTAGTCCTATAGTCTTTCATGAGATGAtctgtttatttattttgttccCGTTTCCTGTTTGGCAATCATGAAACTGAAAAGTTTAAGTTGCTAGTTGTtctgtactctctctctctctctctctctctctctctatatatatatatatatatatatatatatatatatatatatatatatatatataattgttttAAGTGCATGCATGTATGAACACAATATTATTTTTAACTATAGCTTTTCGTGATttttaaaaggaaaaatttcagtttagtagcTTGTGGTTTGGGGGTTTttaatttgatcagcaacacccatgtgctttcaatttcaatcagccgtgcccaatTTTTTCTGAgacatccaatttggacgttaaatgctgacgtggcagcgaCAAACTCAGCTAGTGGGCCCAGAGAAAGGGGTAAATTCGACATTTCACTTAATTTCCacattatatataaaaaaaaactcttattcttctcttcctctctctatctctttctttgtcctctcctcctcctgtcTTCTCCGATCGAGCTCTCTTCTCACCTCAGCCTCCATcgctttcttctttctctccctcCTGTACTCCGCGTAGTCGTTCGGCCTGGCTGGATCATACTCTTATGGCATCTTCATCTTCGTCTTCTGGGAATGGATCGGAGAACGACCAAACTGATTGGAGGTGTTTGGCTTGGGATTGTCGATCTCCATAAACGACATCGTCTGGTTCTGGTTGTCTGTTTGGCTTCGGATTGTCGATCTCTGATGTTTCTGCATTTTTCGGTGACTCCGGCCACTGTTTGACTTGCATGTGGTGGAGTGCATAACGAGGCCCAAGCCGCCAAAACCCTCCCTCTTCCTCCTCTGTCCAAAACACTAAACCCATGGTGATGATcaatcttcttctctcttttctctgcaTTTTCACCACCACCGCCCTTTCACAACCAACCAGTGCTCCACCGTACTCTCAAGAACCCATCGACGCTGCCACCCTcatctctcctcctcctccttcaatCTCCGCAACCCCACCACCGGATTCAATCCCACCCAAGACTCCTCTCGTCCCTGGCCTCTTCGTCATCGGAGACTCCTCCGTCGACTCAGGCACCAACAATTTCCTCGGGACATTGACACGCGCCGACTGCCTCCCCTACGGCCGTTATTTCGACACGCACGAGCCCACTGGGTGGTTCTACAATGGCAGAATCCCAATCGATTATATTGGTAATTTCGCTTCTTTAGAATACCCTTTTCTTTATTAGAATCAAATCTATGGTCTTTTTGTCATCTGGGTTCTTGAAACCCCAAATGTCCAGAATCTGAAACTCAAGGACTTTCGCCGAACAGGTTCTGTGCATAATAGTATGTCAGTTTCTTGAAGGAATTAAATGGTTCTGAATGTGTTTTCTTGCTAGaatttttttgatgaaaatggGTTTTAGCTTTTGagggttttttaatttttttgtggAATTTTGGATCAGCATTGCAGCTTGGGCTTCCTTTTGTACCCATTTTTCTTAGGCAGACTGGAAGAGTGGAAGATATGCTTCATGGATTGAACTTTGCTTCTGCTGCTGTTGGAATTATATTCACCAGTGGGTCAGAATTGGTATGCTTAACCCTTCTCTTTTCGAGATAGTTGCGGGGAGAGGAGgatcagaggaagagaagaataagatttttttttttaatgtggaAATTAAGTGAAATGTCGAATTTACCCCTTTCTCTAGGCCCACTAGCTGAGTTTGTCGCTGCCACATCAGCatttaacgtccaaattggatgtcTCAGAAAAAattgggcacggctgattgaaattgaaagcacaggggtgttgctgatcaaattaaAAGGgtagggactgacatgatgttacccccaaacctcagggtactaaactgaaatttttcctttttaaaattaatattgccaaaagaaaataaataagagaCACAACCCAGTTCATCTTTCTCAAATTGGGCCACAGCCTTGGTCAAGAATTGATGGTGTTGGTTTCtgtattatttttttgaatgaCTCCAGTAAGATGTCACAATGAATAAAATAAGTTTTAAATTAATTCATGTAGATATTACGCCCGATACTAATCTCCGTACTCTTTACTTTTGACAGTGACTTGTAATCTTGCTTCAATGCTTATTTTGGATGCTCTTTAAATTGAATGGTATAAAGCTGaaggcttatatatatatatatatatatatatatatatatatatatatatatatatatatatatatatatatatatatagaactttgctcaggtgcggatatccgcacctaagcaaaaacgtatggattttgtgtttttcctcacttttcgatcacatattcacatcttaaccgttcagtttttaggtcctaatgtatagatcacctctgcaaaatttcagccaatttggtgatcgttaaggcatccaaaactgcaatttacacgaacgaaccaaatgtgtcgaaccggaaccgttcgtatatattgttgtaatttgcagttttgaatgccttaatgatcaccaaattggctgaaattttgcagaggtgatctatacattatgacctaaaaacttaacggttaagatgtgaaaatgtgatcggaaagtgggtacaaaccggaaatccgcacctaagcaaaaagtgcggacgtccgtagccaagaagggctgtatatatatatatatatatatattcccttATTGCTATGCAGCTTTTCATGGACACCCAACTATTTTCTGTACATACGAACCttgttctctctttctttcagaAGGAATAGTACTGCCCTGCAATGAAAGGTCTGGCCTTGAGTTATATTTTCGCAATAAAAAGTATCTTGTACCAAAAATGTGAAATAGGGGAGTGTGTTTTGAGTCGATTATATCGGCTATTAGTCAAAGACAGCAATTATGCATATTGTCATCTAATTTACGCTTTATCAGTTTCTTTTGCAGAGTAATAGTCAAAACTAAATACATCACTTTCCTAGTGTTAGCTAGTATCACATTGTAGGTACTTTTAAAGGGTGGAGTGATTGAAATGAAGCTTATGTTACTCAATTGAAAAGAATCTAGTAGACCAACTCTATTAGACTAGCTTAGCTGCTTTGAGACTATGTCAAGTACTTAGTCTACCAATGCATAGAATTATTCTACCTTTATTAAACTGAACCTTACTTATTAAGGCCATTATTATCTATGTGACTTTGAAATGAAGTGAGAAAGTGCAGTTTGGTCTGCCAACCAGTGGTTGGGGATATTTGGAGGCATGCTTTGGCTCAAGTGGGTTCTCTGGTACAAAGAGAAAAGGTGAGAAATTTAAttgtgttgtaaatgataatgaatattcatgcaataggtattgcttaatgtatgcgattgacatactcgtaatgtgtgcgattgacatacatgtaatgtgcgattgacaaactcgtaatgtgcgattgattagtataACTATTATGTATTGcattttgtatacatgatgtaaccctatataaacctcatggtgagatgaatacaatacaatttttccaattctctacaacacgttatcagcacgatacTCTAACCCAAGCCCTAGCCAGAAAAAACCCCCTCTGCCGCAGCCTCCCTACAGTCCCTACTGCCCCTGCCGCAGCCTCCCTGCAGCCCCCACTGCCCCTGTAGCATCGTcgcacgcctgctgcccctgcagcacagcagcacgctcgttcctgtgcagatcagcctgtttgcacgccccgaaacctcttgatcgggacctcagatcaaaatctttccttcatcaaagttgttcgtctctgcctcttctatctgacctccaaatttcagcctattggagtcgttttgagacaagtacaccattcgaagtgggagctaTTCAGAAgcgaatctgctccgaatttcaacaagtaagttttaaagattaaagttcctgctttcttgtcttttaaattccttttattttctgcagaatgttggaatatatgttgccaaatggttttgagtatttaacaaagcggaattgtggggattcacgcttaacgaactaagagtgttcgtatgaactaagagtgttcataattaaacgaactaagagcgttcgtatgaactaagagtgttcataatgcttggactaagagcgtccgtaagcatcaaattgtgaccatattaaaacattattgtttggtctaatccaaaagagattcttggaaattgttttcttggtagcatagctcggaaatcttattattttagttttcgtggaagtttagctccgaaactaatatatcttctcttcttattttcaggatgtcgaatgaacctagactcgactttcccatgcttgactcaacaggctcggattaccacagttgggtaaccgatgttgagaaccacctcacttcaaagggaatattacccataatccaggcacctaacccaGATCGTGTGTTCGTGcgaacacctacaaagcatgctcaagcagttatcttgatgcgacgccatatggacaaggctctcagattggagtatatgtcaatcaaggatgcaagagagctatgggtagcgctagaagagcgctttggcaatgtccaagattccctcctccctgacttgaaggttcaatggaacaatctgcgctttgctgatttcaagtctgttgctgaatataattcagaagctcttcacctacagtccatgttgaggttttgtggacaacctgtcacagagcaagagctaattgagaaaactctctccaccttcctcGTTTCAGCTattgtggtatcaaagcaataccgtactgaagtcaattctggacggatcacgaggtttcatcagcttatcaatctcatagctgtagctgagaaacatgataatatactcgtgaggaattataattcaaggcccattggaactaagagcgttcatgaggcgaattataatgcacccaaaagagggcgcaaggagcggaaccctaagaataagggatatgagggatgtatgggtccatataaccgccctaaccaggaaggaaactgcaagtttggtgcggatacacgtggtggcaatgccacacgtgggagagggggtcgtggCAACCCTGGCCGTGGTGGTGGCGCTATGGCCCGTGGTGGTGGCGCTATGGCCCGTGGTGGTGGCaccatgggtcgtggtggtagcaccaaccctcctagggaacgcccacaacgtgtacctcaattaaagggaggcaaccacaatgatgtgtgtcatcgatgtggatcaagtgagcattggttcaggcaatgcaaggcaagcgagcaactagctgcaagatacagggcatacagggacctgagggagcaagaagtgtaccttgcagaagaagaagaaaatggtggagaCGTCCATCTCACCGTAGAAGACTTTAAAGCTGACaatgaagtgcacaaggatgccgcagactttgattagattagtccttttattttccaagaatttttgtaatggcaatatgccttagtcaataagtgacaattgtattaactctttctcatgtggcgcgcccaataaaatatgatgtctaggaaaatCATTGAAATcattggtacttaagagagcctcgctccaccaacatctctctactttcctgatcatatttgattggagttaccaaacggatagagtgactacaatgtgtcttagtttgattttattttggattagactttttgGGACCTTtaatgtaatcattggctatctttattaataaagtatcgtattattattcgatgtcatggacatgttttaattccgaactttattatttttcagtatgtttcctggagagttggaatgccttgttgatagtggcaccacacatactatattgcgacataggcaactatttctatggatgacgcctagtcgatcttctgtgactacgatggctgtaccatcacaattgattcatggtcgaggaccagctcaatttatgttgccaaatggcacaagtattaatgtcaccgaagctctatatgctcctagggctggaaggaccctattgagttttaaagatataagagccaatggttttcatgtgaaaacacattgtgagaatggacaagagttcctttgcatcacctctaatgactacggacataaacgagtattagagaaacttatgtgtcgatctagtgggttgtatgcaaccactattcgagtcgttgaatctaaccatgtcatgagaaatgacttatgggattctgacacatataggctttggcatgaccgtttgggacacccagctcgtgatatgatgatccgtatattaaagacttcacacagacatccatttttcaaaacgaaaagaagtcagaACCAAAATTAGATCCAAGGTAGGGCTGGCGCCGCCTACTCCCTGCGGCCCAAAAGTGGtattgacgccaccaatgcctccttggttcctttttctacttctaaagtcaattgtgacttcgtgacTCAACCGGATACTTCCCTGGTTGCTCCTAAAGCCCATctttcattttgcaaagcctgctctttagcaaaattaggatcgagaccatcctatgcaaaggacactaagaAAAATATTCCAtttttacaaagaatccaaggtgatatttgtggacctattcaaccaacttgcggaccatttagatattttatggtgttggttgatgcatcgaatcgatggtcacatgtcatgctattgtccacaagaaatgctgcatttgctaaactcctagcacaaatcattaaattacGGGCTCACCACCATGATCAACCCATTAAGCACGtactactagaataatgtcattagacatcaccactattaaatcggtcaggattgcacctgatgttaaaaaacgtactaacatcagtttgtgaaaTAGCCGATTTCTGTTGTTATTATGGACATCAGTCACCAAATAAACCGATGTGAAAAATTTTGTTcgaaaatttttaaaaaatacggagggactaagttgaaaatttcagaaacGCGGGGGGACCAAAATATTCATTTCCCCCAACACTTAGactttttttcctctttctctAAAACTTTCGAACCCTAGGTAATaatgacaagacccgccccggattccaccctggaatccgaagtggccctgcgggacccacttttaaagaaggtttaccaaaaatttcggcataacctcccttaaaaagggacaacccaaaaacctgcggaaaacaaatttcacttctaataatccaaccacatacttctggagccaccctgctcccatcattcaaccaacccaaactcaaaaataataatagggTATCAAGTACTTCAAGTCTAAGAAACTCCAAGATTTAGGATACTACAATTCACAAAGTTAGGTcgtagacctcaaatataattcattaCAAGTCTGGGTCACAAATCccatagtaatcagagcaaaTCTAGGAACGTAAATTAACATACAGTACAGTAGGTTAAACAGGTAAC harbors:
- the LOC133734451 gene encoding GDSL esterase/lipase At5g08460-like; translation: MVMINLLLSFLCIFTTTALSQPTSAPPYSQEPIDAATLISPPPPSISATPPPDSIPPKTPLVPGLFVIGDSSVDSGTNNFLGTLTRADCLPYGRYFDTHEPTGWFYNGRIPIDYIALQLGLPFVPIFLRQTGRVEDMLHGLNFASAAVGIIFTSGSELVCLTLLFSR